A stretch of the Microcebus murinus isolate Inina chromosome 6, M.murinus_Inina_mat1.0, whole genome shotgun sequence genome encodes the following:
- the FAM181A gene encoding protein FAM181A — translation MASDSDVKMLLNFVNLASSDIKAALDKSAPCRRSVDHRKYLQKQLKRFSQKYSRLPRGLPGRAAEPHLKRGPEDRPGRLLLDPGPESGPGGGGGCKEKALGNPYGEECLSKEQVLQGQSPEAARPGQVPMRKRQLPASFWEEPRPTHSYPVGLEGGLGPREGPLYEGKKNCKGLEPLGPEAALVPMSPRALAEKEPLKMPGVSLVGRGNAWSCCPLQYHGQPIYPGLPGALPQSPIPGLGLWRKSPAFPGELAHFCKDVDGLGQVCRPVVLKPIPTKPAMAPPIFNVFGYL, via the coding sequence ATGGCATCCGACAGTGACGTGAAGATGCTGCTGAACTTCGTGAACCTGGCGTCCAGCGACATCAAGGCAGCCCTGGACAAGTCCGCGCCCTGCCGCCGCTCCGTGGACCACCGCAAGTACCTGCAGAAGCAGCTCAAGCGCTTCTCCCAGAAGTACTCCCGGCTCCCGCGGGGCCTGCCCGGCAGAGCGGCTGAGCCCCACCTGAAGAGAGGGCCCGAGGACCGGCCCGGGAGGCTGCTGCTCGATCCGGGCCCCGAGTCCGGCcccggcgggggtgggggctgcaagGAGAAGGCCCTGGGGAATCCCTACGGCGAGGAATGTCTCTCTAAGGAGCAGGTCCTGCAGGGGCAGAGTCCAGAAGCCGCCAGGCCTGGCCAGGTGCCCATGAGGAAAAGACAGCTGCCCGCTTCCTTCTGGGAAGAGCCGAGGCCCACCCACAGCTACCccgtggggctggagggaggactGGGCCCCAGGGAGGGACCTCTCtatgagggaaagaaaaattgCAAGGGCTTGGAGCCCTTGGGGCCCGAGGCTGCCCTGGTGCCCATGTCCCCCAGGGCACTGGCTGAAAAGGAGCCGCTCAAGATGCCTGGCGTGTCCCTGGTGGGCCGTGGCAATGCCTGGAGCTGCTGCCCCCTGCAATACCATGGACAGCCCATCTACCCGGGCCTTCCGGGGGCCCTGCCTCAGAGCCCCATCCCTGGCCTGGGCCTGTGGAGGAAAAGCCCAGCCTTCCCCGGGGAGCTGGCCCACTTCTGCAAGGATGTGGATGGCCTGGGGCAGGTGTGCAGGCCCGTGGTGCTGAAGCCCATCCCCACCAAGCCGGCCATGGCCCCGCCCATCTTCAACGTCTTCGGCTACCT